The Acidiferrobacterales bacterium genome contains a region encoding:
- a CDS encoding ABC transporter permease produces MISADRKLVDRVRFGFRTSESIRGYTLLSPTLLMILLGLLFPLIILFTLSFWKQEYVDLIQTFTLKNYGDFFEKKIYYLILYRSIRISAFVMFATVLLAYPLAYFIAFHVQKNKMIWIILVTIPFWTSYLLRVFSWKVILGYNGVINSSLMSLGIISEPLEFLLYNPFAVVITLAHAWAAVAILPIYVSLEKIDRSLIEASRDLGESALATFVRVTLPLSLPGVIAASLLVFIPTVGDYVTPALVGGTRGIMIGNIIQSMFGKALNWPLGAALSIISMITVTAVVCMLLGATQLFKKKVG; encoded by the coding sequence ATGATTTCGGCAGATCGTAAACTTGTCGATCGGGTACGGTTTGGATTTCGCACAAGCGAGTCGATCAGAGGTTACACGCTTCTTTCCCCGACTCTGCTGATGATCCTGCTGGGGCTTCTGTTTCCCCTGATCATTCTTTTTACACTAAGTTTCTGGAAACAGGAATATGTGGACCTGATTCAGACCTTTACCCTGAAGAACTACGGGGACTTTTTTGAGAAGAAAATCTACTATCTGATCCTATATCGCTCAATCCGAATCTCAGCGTTCGTTATGTTCGCGACGGTCTTATTGGCTTATCCTTTGGCCTATTTCATTGCGTTTCATGTCCAAAAGAACAAGATGATATGGATAATTCTGGTCACGATACCCTTTTGGACCAGCTATCTTCTGAGAGTATTCTCGTGGAAAGTGATTCTCGGCTACAACGGAGTGATCAATTCCAGTCTGATGTCATTGGGCATCATCTCCGAACCGCTTGAGTTCCTTTTGTACAACCCTTTTGCCGTTGTCATCACACTCGCGCATGCATGGGCCGCGGTCGCAATACTGCCGATCTACGTCTCGTTGGAGAAGATCGACCGATCGCTGATCGAGGCATCTCGGGATCTTGGAGAGTCTGCTCTGGCAACCTTTGTCCGGGTGACACTCCCGCTTTCACTTCCTGGCGTAATCGCTGCCAGCTTGCTGGTATTCATCCCGACGGTAGGCGATTACGTGACGCCCGCCTTGGTTGGCGGAACCAGAGGCATCATGATTGGGAACATTATCCAATCCATGTTCGGCAAGGCATTGAACTGGCCGTTGGGCGCTGCGTTGTCAATTATCTCCATGATTACCGTCACCGCAGTCGTCTGCATGCTGCTCGGCGCGACGCAATTATTCAAGAAGAAGGTGGGTTAG
- a CDS encoding ABC transporter permease, which yields MRARRINSLAVYAMIYLTFLYLPVAVLPLFSFNDSQYVTFPLVGFTLKWYGQLADSHGLQTALFNSIRVGLSVSIISTVLGIFAAKSVTRYRMRRSGLMIGFIMVPLVIPEIILGIALLMTFSIGGIKLSLVTVAIGHLMLCIPFSMLVLISRMEGLDKSLEEASLDLGENAWWTFWRVTFPVILPGVVASLLLTFTISFDEFVLAFFLSGTDATLPVHIWSQLRFPEKLPSVLALGAIIVVVSTIVILFAEVIRRGGVQLDKQSKV from the coding sequence GTGCGAGCCAGACGCATCAACTCTCTCGCAGTGTATGCGATGATATATCTGACGTTTCTGTATCTTCCGGTAGCGGTATTGCCACTGTTTTCGTTCAACGATTCGCAATACGTGACGTTTCCACTGGTCGGATTCACGCTGAAATGGTACGGTCAGCTGGCTGACAGCCATGGACTTCAGACCGCACTTTTCAATAGTATCAGGGTCGGGCTTTCGGTATCGATCATCAGCACCGTACTCGGAATATTCGCGGCGAAGTCGGTGACTCGCTATCGGATGCGGCGAAGTGGCCTGATGATTGGATTCATCATGGTGCCGCTGGTCATCCCTGAAATCATTCTGGGCATCGCATTGTTGATGACCTTCAGCATTGGTGGGATCAAGCTGTCCCTGGTCACTGTAGCGATCGGCCACCTCATGCTATGTATTCCATTTTCCATGCTGGTACTGATATCCAGAATGGAGGGGCTTGATAAAAGCCTTGAGGAAGCTTCGCTGGACTTGGGTGAGAACGCATGGTGGACATTCTGGAGAGTCACGTTTCCCGTGATTCTTCCGGGTGTGGTAGCGAGCCTGCTGCTTACCTTTACTATCTCGTTTGATGAGTTTGTCCTTGCATTCTTCTTGTCCGGAACAGACGCAACATTACCGGTGCATATCTGGAGCCAGCTCAGATTCCCGGAGAAACTGCCTTCAGTACTGGCGCTCGGAGCCATTATTGTTGTCGTATCCACGATCGTGATTCTTTTCGCGGAAGTGATTCGACGCGGTGGCGTACAACTCGACAAGCAGTCAAAAGTGTAG